Proteins from a genomic interval of Flavobacteriales bacterium:
- a CDS encoding PKD domain-containing protein translates to MKAKYTFLLLACTLSLSSYVFRHDGDNSGVAPHSPPNPAFSVSGLCFGDTTHFENYTILGFNYMWTVTNINGDTIFTSDSISPSYYFDTPGTYTVELMADNGHVVAITSDLTIGDSLYADFAIQTCTSNGMRFTTRSGCADHYQWIFPDGSTSDLPAPEYKFDSLGTYAVQLIAYNGSASDTLTRSILVEDLGIPTGEFTYTQSKRTGYFTPLDKDGQHYYWEFGDGTSIDTTAPVTITHTYLEDDDIFTYPVSLLVSNKCGLASKQKMFDETQTTSIGEVSSEITLCVFPNPSEGMFTINGWKENQSFHIRIFDLEGRMVFENARQSSTNIDLKHSIAPGIYYLQMTSDTRQAHARILIR, encoded by the coding sequence ATGAAGGCTAAATATACTTTCCTGCTTCTTGCATGTACTTTGTCCTTATCCTCATACGTGTTCCGTCACGATGGCGATAATTCCGGTGTAGCACCACATTCACCACCCAACCCCGCCTTTTCCGTTTCCGGGCTTTGCTTCGGAGACACAACTCATTTCGAGAATTATACGATCCTTGGTTTCAATTATATGTGGACCGTTACAAATATCAACGGCGATACCATTTTCACCTCCGACTCAATTTCACCATCCTACTACTTTGACACACCCGGAACATATACCGTTGAGCTGATGGCCGACAACGGACATGTGGTGGCGATTACATCGGACTTAACCATCGGCGACAGCCTGTACGCCGATTTTGCGATACAAACGTGTACCAGTAACGGCATGCGTTTCACTACTCGCTCAGGATGTGCAGACCATTACCAATGGATTTTTCCGGATGGAAGCACCTCTGATCTGCCAGCTCCGGAATATAAGTTTGATAGCCTGGGAACGTATGCAGTACAGCTCATTGCTTATAATGGTTCTGCAAGCGATACCCTAACCAGGAGTATCCTGGTCGAAGACCTGGGCATCCCTACGGGAGAGTTCACATACACCCAATCAAAAAGAACAGGATACTTCACACCACTGGACAAAGACGGACAGCATTACTACTGGGAATTCGGAGATGGCACCTCCATTGATACAACTGCGCCGGTCACCATTACCCATACGTACCTGGAGGATGATGACATATTCACCTACCCGGTGAGCTTGCTTGTAAGCAATAAATGTGGCCTGGCTTCGAAACAGAAGATGTTTGATGAAACACAAACCACCTCCATCGGGGAGGTATCCTCCGAGATAACCTTATGTGTTTTTCCAAACCCCAGTGAAGGGATGTTCACCATAAACGGATGGAAAGAAAACCAGTCATTTCACATCCGGATATTTGACCTGGAAGGCAGAATGGTATTTGAAAATGCCAGGCAGTCGTCAACAAACATTGACCTGAAACATTCCATTGCCCCTGGCATTTACTATCTGCAAATGACCTCCGATACCCGGCAAGCCCATGCCAGGATATTGATCCGGTAA